GATGTTTTTGGGTTGATCAGAAATCCACTCTTCGTAAGCTTCAATGATAAAGTCTGGGTTTTGGTAAATGGGGCCGTGGCTTGGTGCAATCATGTCAATATCTAGTTTCTTTATCTTTTCTAGGTGCCCCTTTATCAAATTCCTGAAAGGAGACATGATCTCAGCGTAGTAACGTTTTGCCCCCAAATACACTAAACGCTCATCTTCTATGAAAAGACTGGATGTGGCAAGATGTGAGCCCAAAAAGTCGCAAGTAAAGAGAAGCTTTCTTTCAGGAAGGTAAGTAAGCATGGTTTCTGGCCAGTGAACCCACGGGGCAAAGATGAACTGAAGCGTTAGACCTCCTAGATCCAGCTTGTCTCCGTCTTCAATGACTTGGATCTTCTCTTCGGGTACATGCAAGTGGGTTAGTATGAGTTCTTTGGCTTTGCTGTTAGCAATTACCACAGCATTTGGATACTTTTCAAGTACCATGGGCAGTGAACCACTGTGATCCTGTTCAACGTGCTGAATGACTACGTAGTCAATGTTGTTTACTTTTTCCAAATAAGCTTTTAAAACCTCCCACTTTGTGGGATCCACAGTATCGATGAGGGCGGTTTTCTCCTGCCCAGTTATCAGATAAGCATTATAGCTTGTACCTTCAGGAAGTGGGATTAAAGCATCAAACAGGCGCCTGTCCCAATCCGGTGCGCCCACGAAGAATACACCATCGGTGACCTTTCTTGGATTCATTCAAATCACCTCCTTTGTCATTATACAATGCAATTATGGGAAAATAATCTAAGGAAAAGTTTAGCTTTCAAGTACGTAAGACCACCTTTGACTAGTATGTGTGAGTTGTCGCTTTTATGGTTTGGTGGTATTTAAACTAAAGAGGGAGGTTGGTGGTCATGAATATAAACCGAGACATGTTCAGAGAATACGATATTCGCGGAGTAGCTGATCAGGATTTAACGATTGACGCCGCTTTTGGCATTGCCAAAGCTTTCGCCAAATATGCAAAAGAGCGTGGCTACAGTGAAATGTTCGTGGGAGCTGATAACAGGAAGAGCTCTCCAAAGCTAAGGGAAGCGGTTATTGATGCACTAACCCAGTCAGGCGTTCATGTCTATGATTTGGGAACGGTCATAACGCCCTTGTTCTACCATGCTTGTGTAACAAAAGGTGTGGGGGCAGGCATCATGGTCACGGCAAGCCACAATCCGCCTCAATACAATGGTTTTAAGCTGTTTTTAGGGGAAAGCACGCTGTATGGTGACCAAATTCAGGTCATCGCAGACATGGTGGAGCAGAATGATTTTGTAAGTGGTCGCGGTTCTATTGAGTCCTATGACCACAAAGAAGAGTATTTCAAGGATTTACTTGAAAGA
The genomic region above belongs to Coprothermobacter proteolyticus DSM 5265 and contains:
- a CDS encoding FprA family A-type flavoprotein — protein: MNPRKVTDGVFFVGAPDWDRRLFDALIPLPEGTSYNAYLITGQEKTALIDTVDPTKWEVLKAYLEKVNNIDYVVIQHVEQDHSGSLPMVLEKYPNAVVIANSKAKELILTHLHVPEEKIQVIEDGDKLDLGGLTLQFIFAPWVHWPETMLTYLPERKLLFTCDFLGSHLATSSLFIEDERLVYLGAKRYYAEIMSPFRNLIKGHLEKIKKLDIDMIAPSHGPIYQNPDFIIEAYEEWISDQPKNIVLLPWISMHGSTQAMVEYLTSKLVEKGVEVQPYDISKADLGELTMATVDAATIILAAPTILTNMHPMAELVAYWVSILRPKAKAYGFIGSYGWGGKTLETVKSLFSGIKADFFEPVLVKGLPTQTDYEALDKLADAIVEKHRVLGLLP